Proteins co-encoded in one Kocuria flava genomic window:
- a CDS encoding YeeE/YedE family protein, with the protein MLISGLIIGAALGFVLQRGRFCVTGAFRDVWIAKNTWWLSAFFVAIAVQAVGIWVLDALGVITLGASAFPWLATIVGGFIFGFGIVLAGGCATGTYYRASEGLVGSWFALIFYALFAAVSKYGPLAGATEAMRGVTVGTQGSIHETLGISPWLLVLVLVAVAGVWARHHLTKPRAKFATLPPEKTGLNHLLFEKSWNPFATALVLGAIAIIAWPASWATGRESGLGITTPSANITNYLVTGDVELVDWGVFLVLGILIGSFVAAKGSGEFKLRVPDAQTIVRSIGGGALMGVGAAWAGGCTIGNALVATAAFEWQGWVSFAVMILGTGAAAKLFIAPRKKTAAPGRVPAGV; encoded by the coding sequence GTGCTCATCTCAGGTCTGATCATCGGTGCCGCCCTCGGGTTCGTCCTCCAGCGCGGCCGTTTCTGCGTCACCGGCGCGTTCCGCGACGTCTGGATCGCGAAGAACACGTGGTGGCTGTCCGCCTTCTTCGTGGCCATCGCCGTCCAGGCGGTGGGCATCTGGGTGCTCGACGCCCTCGGCGTCATCACCCTCGGGGCCTCCGCCTTCCCCTGGCTGGCCACGATCGTCGGCGGCTTCATCTTCGGCTTCGGCATCGTCCTCGCCGGCGGCTGCGCCACCGGCACCTACTACCGCGCCTCCGAGGGGCTCGTCGGGTCCTGGTTCGCGCTGATCTTCTACGCGCTGTTCGCGGCCGTGTCCAAGTACGGGCCCCTGGCCGGGGCCACCGAGGCCATGCGCGGGGTCACCGTCGGCACCCAGGGCTCGATCCACGAGACCCTCGGGATCTCCCCGTGGCTGCTCGTGCTCGTCCTCGTGGCGGTCGCCGGGGTGTGGGCCCGCCACCACCTCACCAAGCCGCGGGCCAAGTTCGCGACCCTCCCCCCGGAGAAGACCGGCCTCAACCACCTGCTGTTCGAGAAGTCGTGGAACCCCTTCGCGACCGCGCTCGTCCTCGGCGCCATCGCGATCATCGCCTGGCCCGCCAGCTGGGCCACCGGCCGCGAGTCCGGCCTGGGCATCACCACCCCCTCGGCCAACATCACGAACTACCTGGTCACCGGCGACGTCGAGCTCGTCGACTGGGGCGTGTTCCTGGTCCTGGGCATCCTGATCGGCTCGTTCGTCGCCGCCAAGGGCTCGGGCGAGTTCAAGCTGCGCGTCCCCGACGCGCAGACGATCGTGCGCTCCATCGGCGGCGGCGCCCTCATGGGCGTCGGCGCGGCCTGGGCCGGCGGCTGCACCATCGGCAACGCCCTGGTCGCCACCGCCGCGTTCGAGTGGCAGGGCTGGGTGAGCTTCGCCGTCATGATCCTCGGCACCGGGGCGGCCGCCAAGCTGTTCATCGCCCCGCGCAAGAAGACCGCCGCCCCCGGGCGCGTGCCCGCCGGCGTCTGA
- a CDS encoding CsbD family protein, with amino-acid sequence MGIGDKMENAAQKASGAAKEKVGDATDNRDLQAEGQADKVSADAKQTGEKVKDAARNFTDGR; translated from the coding sequence ATGGGTATCGGAGACAAGATGGAGAACGCCGCGCAGAAGGCCTCCGGCGCCGCCAAGGAGAAGGTCGGCGACGCCACCGACAACCGTGACCTGCAGGCGGAGGGCCAGGCCGACAAGGTCTCGGCCGATGCGAAGCAGACCGGTGAGAAGGTCAAGGACGCGGCCAGGAACTTCACCGACGGCCGCTGA
- a CDS encoding DUF368 domain-containing protein, whose amino-acid sequence MSPTPGPSRPPGTAAAGTAPAPGRRSLPGNLVRGALIGVVETVPGVSGGTVALVVGIYDELINSAGHVVSAGRRLLTGPDRAAGLREHLARVHWRIVVPVVLGMAAALLTVAGPVSHLVETQPVLMRALFFGMVLASIGVPLRLAGGGLGPRALLVVAAAAVLAFVLVSIPPTTVAPAPLLVVLAAMVAVSALLLPGLSGSFLLLTIGLYQPTLRAVDELDLGYLALFFLGAGLGMVVVVKGLQWLLHRHHRITMLALTGLMLGALRTLWPWQLEDRTLLAPAGDWWVQLLAAAAGAAVVVLLLAVDARTRARTGHGSPEELAGVEDPDPSR is encoded by the coding sequence GTGAGCCCGACCCCCGGCCCGTCCCGACCGCCCGGCACCGCCGCGGCGGGCACCGCCCCCGCCCCCGGGCGCCGCAGCCTGCCCGGCAACCTCGTGCGCGGGGCCCTGATCGGCGTCGTCGAGACCGTGCCCGGGGTCAGCGGCGGCACCGTCGCCCTCGTCGTGGGGATCTACGACGAGCTGATCAACTCCGCCGGCCACGTCGTCTCCGCCGGCCGGCGCCTGCTCACGGGCCCCGACCGCGCCGCGGGGCTGCGCGAGCACCTCGCCCGGGTGCACTGGCGGATCGTGGTCCCGGTGGTGCTCGGGATGGCCGCGGCGCTGCTGACCGTGGCCGGGCCCGTCAGCCACCTCGTCGAGACCCAGCCCGTGCTGATGCGCGCGCTGTTCTTCGGCATGGTCCTCGCCTCGATCGGGGTGCCGCTGCGGCTGGCCGGGGGAGGCCTCGGCCCCCGCGCCCTGCTGGTCGTGGCGGCCGCCGCCGTCCTCGCGTTCGTCCTCGTCTCGATCCCGCCGACCACGGTCGCCCCCGCCCCGCTGCTCGTGGTGCTCGCGGCCATGGTCGCGGTCTCCGCGCTGCTGCTGCCCGGGCTCTCCGGGTCCTTCCTGCTGCTGACCATCGGCCTCTACCAGCCCACCCTGCGCGCCGTGGACGAGCTGGACCTCGGCTACCTCGCCCTGTTCTTCCTGGGCGCGGGGCTGGGGATGGTCGTGGTCGTCAAGGGCCTGCAGTGGCTGCTCCACCGCCACCACCGGATCACGATGCTCGCCCTGACCGGGCTGATGCTCGGTGCGCTGCGCACCCTGTGGCCGTGGCAGCTCGAGGACCGCACCCTGCTCGCCCCCGCGGGGGACTGGTGGGTGCAGCTGCTCGCGGCCGCGGCCGGGGCCGCCGTCGTCGTCCTCCTGCTCGCCGTGGACGCCCGCACGCGGGCGCGCACCGGGCACGGCTCCCCCGAGGAGCTCGCCGGGGTGGAGGACCCGGACCCCTCCCGCTGA
- a CDS encoding EamA family transporter, whose amino-acid sequence MTAPARSARLRPTLYVLAAVVSVQFGGALAAVLVPLIGASATVTVRLLVSAAIMLAVIRPRLRGRGKEAWRAGLFFGAALAGMNFAFYQSLATLPLGVAVTVEFLGPLALSAVLSRRLRDGTAVLAALAGIVLISQALTVPWAELDLGGLAWAAAAGAGWAAYIVGSRAAGRHFDRLDGLAVALVVAAALVAPAGLATVELPALTVPVLAAGAGIALLSSVVPYSLELLALRSIPPAVFGILLSLEPAVAALAGLLVLGQGLTGLQLAGMGLVVAASAVVMVGGTPEAPDDAPGGGAAPARAADPAAEQAARLDP is encoded by the coding sequence GTGACCGCTCCCGCCCGCAGCGCCCGGCTGCGCCCGACCCTCTACGTGCTCGCCGCCGTCGTCTCCGTGCAGTTCGGCGGGGCCCTGGCCGCGGTGCTCGTCCCGCTCATCGGCGCCTCCGCCACCGTGACCGTGCGGCTGCTGGTGAGCGCGGCGATCATGCTGGCCGTGATCCGGCCCCGCCTGCGCGGGCGCGGGAAGGAGGCCTGGCGGGCGGGCCTGTTCTTCGGGGCGGCGCTGGCCGGGATGAACTTCGCGTTCTACCAGTCGCTGGCGACCCTGCCGCTGGGGGTGGCCGTGACCGTGGAGTTCCTGGGCCCGCTGGCGCTCTCGGCGGTGCTCTCCCGGCGGCTGCGCGACGGGACGGCGGTGCTCGCGGCCCTGGCCGGGATCGTGCTCATCTCGCAGGCGCTCACGGTCCCGTGGGCCGAGCTCGACCTCGGCGGCCTCGCGTGGGCGGCGGCGGCCGGGGCCGGCTGGGCCGCCTACATCGTGGGCAGCCGCGCCGCGGGCCGGCACTTCGACCGGCTCGACGGGCTCGCCGTCGCCCTCGTGGTCGCCGCCGCGCTGGTGGCCCCCGCGGGCCTGGCCACCGTCGAGCTGCCGGCGCTCACCGTCCCGGTGCTGGCCGCCGGCGCCGGCATCGCCCTGCTGTCCTCGGTGGTGCCGTACTCCCTCGAGCTGCTCGCGCTGCGCAGCATCCCCCCGGCCGTGTTCGGGATCCTGCTCAGCCTCGAGCCGGCGGTGGCCGCACTCGCCGGGCTGCTCGTGCTGGGCCAGGGCCTGACCGGCCTCCAGCTGGCGGGGATGGGCCTGGTCGTGGCGGCCAGCGCCGTCGTCATGGTGGGCGGGACCCCGGAGGCCCCCGACGACGCCCCCGGCGGGGGCGCGGCTCCCGCCCGGGCGGCCGACCCGGCCGCGGAGCAGGCCGCTAGGCTCGACCCATGA
- a CDS encoding NAD(P)/FAD-dependent oxidoreductase, producing the protein MTRVAVVGAGIVGLAAAHAVRALGAEVSVYEAGGPGGGQSAGQSRIFRHAHEDTRLVALVVRSRALWAQWEEEFGTELVSPAGAVALGPGVEDKLAVLEPFAQVPVRRLGPEELRERLPLLGPWDGTAMLDERGGAIRTLAAVGALVGRLEGALVPDHVLSVRPVRGGVEVRTGTGVHHHDHVLLCAGRGTAPLARGAGLELPVELGAHVRVSFAVRPEVAAAAGLPTLQDGSGAFGETGVYAAPYPGDRFWSVGLGDTTGAAADGGVADPAALAGLVERTVGWVERALPGVVPEPLDHVHCWVTRLPWGDDGVGVWSADGVTAVAGHNLFKQAPALGEALARTATRGRVPDELAPEARLGRAAG; encoded by the coding sequence ATGACTCGGGTCGCAGTGGTCGGTGCAGGCATCGTGGGGCTCGCGGCGGCGCACGCCGTGCGCGCCCTCGGGGCGGAGGTCTCGGTCTACGAGGCGGGCGGCCCCGGCGGGGGCCAGTCGGCCGGGCAGTCGCGGATCTTCCGCCACGCCCACGAGGACACCCGGCTGGTCGCGCTCGTGGTCCGCTCCCGGGCGCTGTGGGCGCAGTGGGAGGAGGAGTTCGGCACCGAGCTCGTCTCCCCCGCCGGGGCCGTGGCCCTCGGCCCGGGCGTCGAGGACAAGCTGGCCGTGCTGGAGCCCTTCGCGCAGGTGCCCGTCCGGCGGCTCGGCCCGGAGGAGCTGCGCGAGCGGCTGCCGCTGCTGGGGCCGTGGGACGGGACGGCGATGCTCGACGAGCGCGGCGGGGCGATCCGCACCCTCGCCGCGGTGGGCGCGCTCGTCGGCCGGCTGGAGGGTGCCCTGGTGCCCGACCACGTCCTGTCGGTGCGCCCGGTGCGCGGGGGCGTGGAGGTGCGCACCGGCACCGGGGTCCACCACCACGACCACGTGCTGCTGTGCGCCGGCCGCGGCACCGCGCCGCTGGCCCGCGGCGCCGGCCTGGAGCTGCCCGTCGAGCTCGGCGCGCACGTGCGCGTGAGCTTCGCCGTCCGCCCGGAAGTCGCGGCGGCGGCCGGGCTGCCGACGCTGCAGGACGGCAGCGGGGCCTTCGGGGAGACGGGCGTCTACGCGGCGCCCTACCCCGGCGACCGGTTCTGGTCGGTGGGCCTCGGCGACACCACGGGCGCGGCCGCCGACGGCGGGGTCGCCGACCCGGCCGCGCTGGCCGGGCTCGTGGAGCGCACGGTCGGCTGGGTGGAGCGGGCCCTGCCGGGGGTGGTCCCGGAGCCGCTGGACCACGTGCACTGCTGGGTGACGCGCCTGCCGTGGGGCGACGACGGCGTGGGCGTGTGGTCGGCCGACGGGGTCACGGCCGTGGCCGGGCACAACCTGTTCAAGCAGGCGCCGGCGCTGGGCGAGGCCCTGGCCCGCACGGCGACCAGGGGCCGGGTGCCGGACGAGCTGGCCCCGGAGGCGCGGCTGGGCCGCGCGGCGGGCTGA
- a CDS encoding PspC domain-containing protein, which yields MRSQLVRPRSGKLLGGVCAALAARFGLPKFLVRLGFVVFGLVGVGELVYIALWIIIPKEQ from the coding sequence ATGAGAAGCCAACTCGTGCGTCCCCGCTCCGGCAAGCTGCTCGGCGGCGTGTGCGCCGCCCTGGCGGCACGCTTCGGGCTGCCGAAGTTCCTCGTCCGCCTCGGGTTCGTCGTCTTCGGGCTCGTGGGCGTGGGGGAGCTGGTCTACATCGCCCTGTGGATCATCATCCCGAAGGAGCAGTGA
- a CDS encoding MFS transporter has translation MNPTAPPGSHARTPKKAALASWIGSALEYYDFAVYGTAAALVLNHLFFPEDAAPGVAILLSMGTVGVAYVVRPLGALILGPLGDRYGRKFVLMLTLFLIGGATFAVGCLPTYDQAGMLAPALLVLCRVIQGLSASGEQASAISVSLEHSDEHRRAFTTSWTLQGTQFGTLLATAVFIPFTLVLTEEQLFSWGWRVPFWLSAVVVVVAWVIRRRLEEPPAFEQSRAEVPGEKPATPLALMVKHHKTAVVRIAAAAMINTVNVVFLVWSLSFATSVVGLERSTMLWVSVLANAVALAVIPLAAGVADRIGRKPVFLAGVLGPAVLMYPYLAAVAAGNWVLIFLFGAVLSGCFYSMANGIWPSFYAEMFPTRVRVTGLAMGTQIGFAVSGGLTPVVASALAGADGTNWLAVAAFVSGTCAVSALAALTAKETKDLSLAQIDELHTTRTEAADLAALDRQRADVS, from the coding sequence ATGAACCCCACCGCGCCCCCGGGCTCCCACGCCAGGACGCCGAAGAAGGCGGCTCTCGCCAGCTGGATCGGCTCGGCCCTGGAGTACTACGACTTCGCGGTCTACGGCACCGCGGCCGCCCTGGTGCTCAACCACCTGTTCTTCCCCGAGGACGCCGCCCCCGGCGTGGCGATCCTGCTGTCCATGGGGACCGTGGGCGTGGCCTACGTGGTCCGCCCGCTCGGGGCCCTCATCCTCGGCCCGCTGGGCGACCGGTACGGCCGGAAGTTCGTGCTGATGCTGACGCTGTTCCTCATCGGCGGGGCGACCTTCGCCGTGGGCTGCCTGCCCACCTACGACCAGGCCGGGATGCTGGCCCCGGCGCTGCTCGTGCTGTGCCGCGTGATCCAGGGGCTCTCCGCCTCCGGCGAGCAGGCCAGCGCGATCTCCGTCTCCCTCGAGCACTCCGACGAGCACCGCCGGGCGTTCACGACCAGCTGGACCCTCCAGGGCACCCAGTTCGGCACGCTGCTGGCCACCGCCGTGTTCATCCCCTTCACCCTCGTGCTCACCGAGGAGCAGCTGTTCAGCTGGGGCTGGCGCGTGCCGTTCTGGCTCTCGGCCGTGGTCGTGGTCGTGGCCTGGGTGATCCGCCGCCGCCTCGAGGAGCCGCCGGCCTTCGAGCAGTCCCGCGCCGAGGTCCCCGGCGAGAAGCCGGCCACCCCGCTCGCGCTGATGGTCAAGCACCACAAGACCGCGGTGGTGCGCATCGCCGCGGCCGCCATGATCAACACCGTCAACGTGGTCTTCCTCGTCTGGTCGCTGTCCTTCGCCACCTCCGTGGTGGGGCTGGAGCGCTCGACCATGCTGTGGGTCTCCGTGCTCGCCAACGCCGTGGCCCTGGCCGTGATCCCGCTCGCCGCCGGCGTCGCCGACCGGATCGGGCGCAAGCCGGTCTTCCTCGCCGGCGTGCTCGGCCCGGCCGTGCTGATGTACCCCTACCTCGCCGCCGTCGCGGCCGGGAACTGGGTGCTGATCTTCCTGTTCGGCGCGGTCCTCTCCGGGTGCTTCTACTCGATGGCCAACGGCATCTGGCCCTCGTTCTACGCGGAGATGTTCCCGACGCGCGTGCGGGTCACCGGCCTGGCCATGGGCACCCAGATCGGCTTCGCCGTCTCCGGCGGGCTCACCCCGGTCGTCGCCTCCGCGCTGGCCGGCGCCGACGGCACGAACTGGCTGGCCGTGGCGGCCTTCGTCTCCGGAACCTGCGCGGTCTCGGCCCTCGCGGCGCTGACCGCGAAGGAGACCAAGGACCTGAGCCTCGCGCAGATCGACGAGCTGCACACCACCCGCACCGAGGCCGCGGACCTGGCCGCCCTCGACCGGCAGCGCGCCGACGTCTCCTGA
- a CDS encoding IclR family transcriptional regulator, which yields MAAERSGTVGKALRVLTLLGEHPGGATAGQVAEDAGYPFSTAYRLLHTLVEEEFATYDPREKRYRLGLRVYQLGRRVAHQRGFEGTAAPILQRLTERTGESSILAVLDGDRFLTVHKVDGPQFRTTTDPGDRGPLHTSAVGKVLLAFSDAPVREELLGRIDLSPRTGHSITDRAELSRQVERIRAQGWAGQQEENDTGMAALGVPVLGPGGRLVAAVALAAPLFRSTLGGLQERLPELRQAAEDLALELPSRP from the coding sequence ATGGCAGCGGAACGCTCCGGCACGGTCGGCAAGGCGCTGCGCGTGCTCACCCTGCTCGGCGAGCACCCCGGCGGGGCGACCGCAGGGCAGGTCGCGGAGGACGCCGGCTACCCGTTCAGCACGGCCTACCGGCTGCTGCACACCCTGGTCGAGGAGGAGTTCGCGACCTACGACCCCCGGGAGAAGCGCTACCGGCTGGGCCTGCGCGTCTACCAGCTCGGCCGGCGGGTCGCCCACCAGCGCGGCTTCGAGGGCACCGCCGCCCCGATCCTGCAGCGGCTGACCGAGCGCACCGGGGAGAGCTCGATCCTGGCGGTGCTCGACGGCGACCGGTTCCTGACCGTGCACAAGGTCGACGGCCCGCAGTTCCGCACGACCACCGACCCCGGCGACCGCGGCCCGCTGCACACCAGCGCGGTGGGCAAGGTCCTGCTGGCCTTCAGCGACGCCCCGGTGCGCGAGGAGCTGCTGGGGCGCATCGACCTGAGCCCGCGCACCGGGCACTCGATCACCGACCGCGCCGAGCTGAGCCGGCAGGTCGAGCGGATCCGCGCCCAGGGCTGGGCGGGGCAGCAGGAGGAGAACGACACCGGCATGGCCGCCCTCGGCGTGCCCGTGCTCGGCCCCGGCGGGCGGCTCGTGGCGGCCGTGGCCCTGGCCGCCCCGCTGTTCCGCAGCACCCTCGGGGGACTGCAGGAGCGCCTGCCCGAGCTGCGGCAGGCCGCCGAGGACCTGGCCCTGGAGCTGCCCTCCCGCCCCTGA
- a CDS encoding shikimate dehydrogenase, with translation MSTVSESYLVGLIGEGITASLTPPMHEAEAAHQGLHYLYRPVDLEVVGRPGTDVGALLAAGRDLGFNAFNITHPCKQLVLAHLDEVAPEAAALGAVNTVLVRDGRFVGHNTDRSGFAAGFRAELPGAATDTVVQVGTGGAGAAVAAALLSEGVATLHLVDLDPERAAERAAALRTMFPDRQVLAAAPAELAELVPAADGVVNTTPVGMHHHPGTPFDPALLDGTQWVADVVYLPVATALVTAARAAGCRVLDGGHMAVGQAADAFALITGRRPDRARMRAHFLSLLGERRPAPAAR, from the coding sequence ATGAGCACCGTGTCCGAGTCCTACCTGGTGGGCCTGATCGGCGAGGGCATCACCGCCAGCCTGACCCCGCCCATGCACGAGGCCGAGGCCGCCCACCAGGGCCTGCACTACCTCTACCGCCCCGTGGACCTGGAGGTCGTCGGCCGCCCGGGCACCGACGTGGGCGCGCTGCTGGCCGCGGGCCGCGACCTGGGCTTCAACGCCTTCAACATCACCCACCCGTGCAAGCAGCTGGTGCTGGCGCACCTGGACGAGGTCGCCCCGGAGGCCGCGGCCCTGGGCGCGGTGAACACGGTCCTGGTCCGGGACGGCCGGTTCGTCGGCCACAACACGGACCGCTCCGGCTTCGCCGCGGGCTTCCGCGCCGAGCTCCCGGGCGCCGCCACGGACACGGTCGTGCAGGTCGGCACGGGCGGGGCGGGGGCCGCCGTGGCCGCTGCGCTGCTGTCCGAGGGGGTCGCCACCCTGCACCTGGTCGACCTCGACCCGGAGCGCGCCGCCGAGCGCGCCGCGGCCCTGCGCACGATGTTCCCGGACCGGCAGGTGCTGGCCGCCGCCCCGGCCGAGCTGGCCGAGCTGGTCCCGGCCGCCGACGGCGTGGTCAACACGACCCCCGTGGGCATGCACCACCATCCCGGCACCCCCTTCGACCCGGCGCTGCTGGACGGCACCCAGTGGGTCGCCGACGTCGTCTACCTGCCCGTGGCGACCGCGCTGGTCACCGCCGCCCGCGCCGCCGGCTGCCGGGTGCTCGACGGCGGGCACATGGCCGTGGGTCAGGCCGCCGACGCCTTCGCCCTGATCACCGGGCGCCGGCCCGACCGGGCCCGGATGCGCGCGCACTTCCTGTCCCTGCTCGGCGAGCGCCGCCCCGCCCCCGCCGCCCGCTGA
- a CDS encoding bifunctional sugar phosphate isomerase/epimerase/4-hydroxyphenylpyruvate dioxygenase family protein: protein MRTSIATVCLSGTLEEKMHAAAAAGFDGIEVFEQDLVVSPSSPERIRDLAAELGLGLDLYQPFRDAEGVGPELVPAVLRRAAAKFRLMNRLGTDTVLVCSNVATATVDDDAVAARQLRALGDLAGEHGVRLAYEALAWGRYVDDFEHAQRIVELADHPSVGTCLDSFHILSRGWDPAPIERIPAEKIFFVQLADAPLLSMDVLSWSRHHRVFPGEGDFDMVGFMTRLVRSGYDGPVSLEIFNDAFRQADVRRTAVDGLRSLRWLEDQTLRALAGQPVRDRLELQALPAVAEPAGYDFVEIRTARLGETTRLLHQLGFALGGHHQSKEHVQVWVQGPVRVVVVDAVREAVPGASPTEIAALGFTVEDPEAAVDRATRLRARPVERTQGPGEQVLRGVHAPDGTEIFFCRASPDGVPPWLGEFGADDVLDPAALVTGVDHVNMAQPWQHYDEAVLFYTSVLALEAQPAQDVPGPSGLVRSQVMRSADGAVRMPLNVAPAAAEQGSFVGAAYPEHVALACSDVVAAARRARRRGLAPLPVPQNYYEDLVARFDLDEAFVASLQELDLLYDRDTGGEFLHFYTGTLGTVFFEVVERRGGYAGFGAPNAPVRLAAQYRRSHEPGARQRSPRGAASPQ from the coding sequence ATGAGAACCTCCATCGCCACCGTCTGCCTCTCGGGCACCCTCGAGGAGAAGATGCACGCCGCCGCGGCGGCCGGCTTCGACGGCATCGAGGTCTTCGAGCAGGACCTCGTGGTCTCCCCCTCCTCCCCCGAGCGGATCCGGGACCTGGCCGCGGAGCTGGGGCTGGGCCTGGACCTCTACCAGCCCTTCCGCGACGCCGAAGGGGTCGGCCCGGAGCTGGTCCCGGCCGTCCTGCGCCGGGCCGCGGCGAAGTTCCGGCTGATGAACCGGCTGGGCACGGACACCGTGCTCGTGTGCTCCAACGTGGCCACCGCGACCGTGGACGACGACGCCGTCGCGGCCCGGCAGCTGCGGGCGCTCGGGGACCTCGCCGGGGAGCACGGCGTGCGCCTGGCCTACGAGGCCCTCGCGTGGGGCCGCTACGTCGACGACTTCGAGCACGCCCAGCGGATCGTGGAGCTCGCCGACCACCCGAGCGTGGGCACGTGCCTGGACAGCTTCCACATCCTCTCCCGCGGCTGGGACCCGGCCCCGATCGAGCGGATCCCGGCGGAGAAGATCTTCTTCGTGCAGCTGGCCGACGCCCCGCTGCTGAGCATGGACGTGCTCTCCTGGTCCCGCCACCACCGCGTCTTCCCGGGCGAGGGCGACTTCGACATGGTCGGCTTCATGACCCGGCTGGTGCGCTCGGGCTACGACGGGCCGGTCTCCCTGGAGATCTTCAACGACGCCTTCCGCCAGGCCGACGTCCGGCGCACCGCGGTGGACGGGCTGCGCTCGCTGCGCTGGCTCGAGGACCAGACCCTCCGGGCGCTGGCCGGGCAGCCGGTGCGGGACCGCCTGGAGCTGCAGGCCCTGCCCGCCGTGGCGGAGCCCGCAGGCTACGACTTCGTGGAGATCCGCACGGCCCGGCTCGGGGAGACCACGCGGCTGCTGCACCAGCTGGGCTTCGCCCTGGGCGGGCACCACCAGTCGAAGGAGCACGTCCAGGTGTGGGTGCAGGGGCCGGTGCGCGTCGTCGTCGTCGACGCCGTGCGGGAGGCCGTCCCGGGGGCCTCGCCCACGGAGATCGCGGCCCTCGGGTTCACGGTCGAGGACCCGGAGGCGGCCGTGGACCGGGCGACCCGCCTGCGGGCCCGCCCCGTCGAGCGCACCCAGGGCCCGGGCGAGCAGGTGCTGCGCGGGGTGCACGCCCCGGACGGCACGGAGATCTTCTTCTGCCGGGCGAGCCCGGACGGGGTGCCGCCGTGGCTGGGCGAGTTCGGCGCCGACGACGTCCTCGACCCCGCGGCCCTGGTCACGGGCGTGGACCACGTCAACATGGCCCAGCCCTGGCAGCACTACGACGAGGCGGTGCTGTTCTACACCTCGGTGCTGGCCCTGGAGGCCCAGCCGGCGCAGGACGTCCCGGGCCCGTCCGGGCTCGTGCGCAGCCAGGTGATGCGCTCGGCCGACGGCGCGGTGCGGATGCCGCTGAACGTGGCCCCGGCCGCCGCGGAGCAGGGCTCGTTCGTGGGCGCCGCCTACCCCGAGCACGTGGCCCTGGCCTGCTCGGACGTGGTCGCCGCCGCCCGCCGGGCCCGCCGCCGGGGCCTGGCCCCGCTGCCCGTGCCGCAGAACTACTACGAGGACCTGGTTGCCCGCTTCGACCTCGACGAGGCGTTCGTGGCCTCGCTGCAGGAGCTCGACCTGCTCTACGACCGGGACACCGGGGGCGAGTTCCTGCACTTCTACACCGGGACCCTGGGCACGGTGTTCTTCGAGGTGGTCGAGCGCCGCGGCGGCTACGCCGGCTTCGGGGCGCCCAACGCGCCCGTTCGGCTGGCCGCGCAGTACCGCCGCTCGCACGAGCCCGGCGCCCGGCAGCGCTCTCCCCGCGGGGCCGCGTCCCCGCAATGA
- a CDS encoding pyridoxamine 5'-phosphate oxidase family protein — protein sequence MTEHDHAEHVEKVREIIRSTRIALLSHVDDHGRIVAKPMTTQEVDFDGTVRFLAERHSDQVQGLLRRPAVNVAYSGDGAWVSLAGTARVVDDVAKIKELWNTFNAAWLEGGPENPDNVIVEVDAETAEYWDAPGGSKVTQVANLVKSVATGRRVQGDSAVVDL from the coding sequence ATGACCGAGCACGACCACGCCGAGCACGTCGAGAAGGTCCGCGAGATCATCAGGAGCACCCGCATCGCGCTGCTCAGCCACGTCGACGACCACGGGCGCATCGTCGCCAAGCCGATGACCACCCAGGAGGTGGACTTCGACGGCACCGTCCGCTTCCTCGCCGAGCGGCACTCCGACCAGGTGCAGGGCCTGCTGCGGCGCCCCGCCGTCAACGTCGCCTACTCCGGGGACGGCGCCTGGGTCTCCCTGGCCGGCACGGCCCGCGTGGTCGACGACGTCGCGAAGATCAAGGAGCTGTGGAACACCTTCAACGCCGCCTGGCTCGAGGGCGGGCCCGAGAACCCCGACAACGTGATCGTCGAGGTCGACGCCGAGACGGCGGAGTACTGGGACGCCCCGGGCGGCAGCAAGGTCACCCAGGTCGCGAACCTCGTGAAGTCGGTGGCCACCGGCAGGCGGGTGCAGGGGGACAGCGCGGTCGTCGACCTCTGA
- a CDS encoding PEP/pyruvate-binding domain-containing protein, whose protein sequence is MDTIDLADIVPGTTPLVGGKASGLGALLRAGERVPEGFCLTTEA, encoded by the coding sequence GTGGACACCATCGACCTCGCGGACATCGTCCCCGGGACGACCCCGCTCGTCGGGGGCAAGGCCTCCGGCCTCGGCGCCCTCCTGCGGGCGGGTGAGCGCGTGCCGGAGGGCTTCTGCCTGACCACCGAGGCCTAA